A window from Ignavibacteriota bacterium encodes these proteins:
- a CDS encoding O-methyltransferase: protein MPNILFPEQISYLENSLIKVDPLIEEMERFAAENKIPILEKISANFLELLLHIYSPKTFLEIGTAIGCSTIRVAKILQNEEKIDSIELSKDNIKLAKEFISKFGLSEKINLIEGNALEIIPNLKKVYDFIFLDSDKEDYEKLLKLCYMKLKLGGIILIDNLLWKGFTASKEIPEKFKTSTENIRKFNKYFLNFPGLKSSILPIGDGLGLAVKISDK, encoded by the coding sequence ATGCCAAATATTTTATTTCCAGAACAAATAAGTTATTTAGAAAATTCTCTAATTAAAGTTGATCCATTAATTGAAGAAATGGAAAGGTTTGCAGCAGAAAATAAAATTCCAATTTTGGAAAAGATTTCCGCAAATTTTTTAGAACTTCTACTACATATTTATAGTCCAAAAACATTCTTAGAAATTGGTACAGCCATAGGATGCTCTACAATTAGAGTCGCCAAAATATTACAAAATGAAGAGAAAATTGATTCAATTGAATTAAGCAAAGATAATATCAAACTTGCCAAAGAATTCATTTCCAAATTTGGTTTATCAGAAAAAATTAATTTAATTGAAGGAAATGCATTAGAGATTATTCCAAATTTGAAAAAAGTTTATGATTTTATTTTTCTTGATTCAGATAAAGAAGATTATGAAAAATTATTGAAATTGTGTTATATGAAATTAAAACTTGGAGGAATAATTTTAATAGATAATTTACTATGGAAAGGATTTACAGCTTCAAAAGAAATCCCGGAAAAATTTAAAACCAGTACTGAAAATATTAGAAAATTCAATAAATATTTTTTGAATTTTCCGGGATTAAAATCATCAATTCTGCCAATTGGAGACGGCTTAGGATTAGCCGTTAAAATCAGCGATAAATAA
- a CDS encoding Rrf2 family transcriptional regulator encodes MIYTKTGEYAIRAILFLARQSSDLLVMSSDIAKKEDIPSHYLAKILQRMAKYGYVDSYKGRGGGFKITKLALDSSILEIVERIEGPVITLKCVTGLKECSDEHPCPLHDEWSKLRDNIHFLISSKSVREVAEEYTETLKRKV; translated from the coding sequence ATGATTTACACAAAAACCGGTGAATATGCTATTAGAGCAATTCTATTCCTTGCACGTCAATCGAGCGATTTGTTGGTTATGTCATCCGATATTGCAAAAAAGGAAGATATTCCTTCACATTATTTGGCAAAAATTTTACAGCGAATGGCAAAATATGGTTATGTTGATTCTTACAAAGGAAGAGGAGGCGGTTTTAAAATTACTAAACTTGCTTTAGATAGTTCAATATTGGAAATTGTTGAACGAATTGAAGGACCGGTTATAACTTTAAAATGTGTTACCGGTTTAAAAGAATGCTCCGATGAACATCCTTGTCCCTTGCATGATGAGTGGAGCAAATTAAGAGATAATATTCATTTCTTAATTTCAAGTAAATCAGTAAGAGAAGTTGCCGAAGAATACACAGAAACACTTAAAAGAAAAGTGTGA
- the lepA gene encoding elongation factor 4, with protein MENIRNFCIIAHIDHGKSTLADMLLDVTGTVSKREAKAQLLDDMDLERERGITIKSHAIKMNYTHSDNKLYNLNLIDTPGHVDFSYEVSRSLAACEGALLVVDAAQGVEAQTISNVYLAVEAGLEIIPIINKIDLPSARVDVIKNQIIDLIGCEESDIILASAKARIGFDEILDAIINKIPPPKGDPNKPLQALIFDSVFDSYRGAIAYVRIVNGVLKTKDQIKFFASNAVVQAEEIGILGLKKIKTEELSTGDVGYVIGSIKDVHDTKVGDTITHARNGAEAPLAGYKNIKPMVFSGLYPSDSDDYEDLRDAIEKLQLNDASLAFIPETSAALGFGFRCGFLGMLHMEIIQERLEREYNQTIVTTLPNVEYHAYKRNGEKVIVDNPAELPPVGDIERIEEPYVKSQIVVPSEYLGNIMKLAMEKRGIYKNTTYIDPTRADVEFEFPLSEIIFDFFDKLKSTTRGYASFDYEYIGYRTSDLAKLDIMLNGDVVDALSIIVHKDKAYDWGKKVCTKLKDLIPRQMFEIAVQAAIGNKIISRTNIKALRKNVLAKCYGGDITRKRKLLEKQKEGKKRMKQVGNVEIPQEAFLAVLQIDD; from the coding sequence ATGGAAAATATTAGAAATTTCTGCATAATTGCTCACATAGATCACGGTAAATCAACTTTGGCAGATATGCTTTTGGATGTTACGGGAACTGTATCTAAAAGAGAAGCCAAAGCCCAGCTTTTGGATGATATGGATTTAGAGCGTGAACGCGGTATTACAATAAAATCTCACGCTATAAAAATGAATTACACGCATTCAGATAATAAATTATATAATCTGAATTTGATTGACACACCCGGACATGTAGATTTTTCCTATGAAGTTTCAAGATCGCTTGCTGCATGTGAAGGTGCTTTACTAGTTGTTGATGCTGCTCAAGGTGTTGAAGCGCAAACAATTAGCAATGTTTATTTAGCTGTTGAAGCCGGACTTGAAATAATCCCAATTATAAATAAAATTGATTTGCCGAGTGCGCGTGTTGATGTTATTAAAAATCAAATTATTGATTTAATTGGCTGTGAAGAAAGCGATATAATTTTGGCAAGTGCAAAAGCAAGAATTGGTTTTGATGAAATTTTAGATGCAATTATTAATAAAATTCCTCCACCGAAAGGTGATCCGAATAAACCTTTACAAGCATTAATTTTTGATTCAGTTTTTGATTCTTACCGCGGTGCAATTGCTTACGTTCGAATTGTAAACGGTGTGCTTAAAACTAAAGATCAAATTAAGTTTTTTGCTAGCAATGCAGTTGTTCAAGCTGAAGAAATCGGAATTTTAGGTTTGAAAAAAATCAAAACTGAAGAATTAAGCACCGGCGATGTTGGTTACGTCATTGGAAGTATTAAAGATGTACACGATACCAAAGTAGGCGATACAATAACTCACGCAAGAAACGGAGCAGAAGCTCCGCTTGCCGGATATAAGAATATTAAACCAATGGTTTTCTCCGGATTGTATCCTTCTGATTCGGACGATTATGAGGACTTAAGAGATGCAATTGAAAAACTTCAACTTAATGATGCATCATTGGCTTTTATTCCGGAAACATCAGCTGCATTGGGATTTGGTTTCCGTTGTGGATTTCTTGGAATGCTCCACATGGAAATTATTCAAGAAAGATTGGAAAGGGAATATAATCAAACAATTGTTACAACTTTACCAAACGTTGAATATCATGCATATAAAAGAAATGGCGAAAAAGTAATTGTAGATAATCCTGCAGAACTTCCACCCGTTGGAGATATTGAAAGAATTGAAGAACCTTATGTAAAATCTCAAATTGTTGTTCCAAGTGAATATTTGGGAAACATCATGAAATTAGCAATGGAGAAAAGGGGAATTTATAAAAATACAACATATATTGATCCAACCAGAGCAGATGTGGAATTTGAATTTCCACTTTCAGAAATTATTTTTGATTTTTTTGATAAATTAAAATCCACAACTCGCGGTTATGCTTCATTTGATTATGAATATATTGGATATAGAACTTCCGATTTAGCAAAGTTGGATATTATGTTAAACGGAGATGTTGTTGATGCGCTTTCGATTATTGTTCATAAAGATAAAGCTTATGATTGGGGGAAAAAAGTTTGCACAAAACTAAAAGATTTAATACCGCGACAAATGTTTGAAATTGCTGTGCAAGCTGCAATTGGTAATAAAATAATTTCGAGAACAAATATTAAAGCTCTCAGAAAAAATGTTCTTGCGAAATGTTACGGCGGAGATATTACAAGAAAGAGAAAACTTCTTGAAAAACAAAAGGAAGGAAAAAAGCGAATGAAACAAGTTGGAAATGTGGAAATTCCCCAAGAAGCATTTCTTGCCGTACTTCAAATTGATGACTAA
- a CDS encoding S8 family peptidase, whose product MKNLLILFLIVFTNEILSQEKYFIYFKDKGDVLSKIADKEKISEKFLSKKSIERRKKNLGENFLTISDIPIHQEYIDIIQENKIKIFRKLKWLNAVSANLTQNEFNRIKNFPFISKIEKVRKLKSEKPIEKSSEKIQTLSKSNQTYSLDYGSSLTQNELSDIPKVHDMGISGEGVIIGILDTGFDWKTVKSLKDKNVIAEHDFIFNDSLTANETDEDVSSQHSHGTSVFSILSGFDEGKIVGPAYNSSFILAKTEYVPSETHVEEDNYAAALEWMDSIGVDITTSSLGYSEFDKTEFSYTYADMDGKTTIVTKAAELAFEKGITVITSAGNEGNSLGIDSISWYYITAPGDGFNTLTIGAVTSSNVIASFSSRGPTSDGRIKPEVVAQGVSVFHSNAGSESSYSFGNGTSYSAPIVAGIAGQLLSAFPHLSNKQIRDIIIKSGDNQVSPNTSVGYGLVSALKAISYPNLEFIDDKYFINKIISDSISIQTNTVELISEGGNKFSVNQKSGIYYQIELPNEISSSNNRIYFTYKDAQNNTIRDPKEGFYEIYFGELINDTTEEIPQSFELLQNYPNPFNHGTIINYSIANERFENVQLKIYDVLGREVKTLVNENKLKGKYSVYFDSQNFASGIYFYTLRTSNFSVTKKMMLLK is encoded by the coding sequence ATGAAAAATTTATTAATATTATTTTTAATTGTATTTACAAACGAAATTCTATCTCAGGAAAAATATTTTATTTACTTTAAAGATAAAGGTGATGTTCTTTCCAAAATTGCGGATAAAGAAAAAATTTCAGAGAAATTTCTCTCAAAAAAAAGTATCGAAAGAAGAAAGAAAAATTTAGGAGAAAATTTTTTAACAATTTCCGATATTCCAATTCACCAAGAATATATTGATATTATTCAAGAAAATAAAATAAAAATTTTTCGAAAACTTAAATGGCTAAATGCAGTTAGTGCAAATCTTACACAAAATGAATTTAATCGAATTAAAAATTTTCCTTTCATATCAAAAATTGAAAAGGTTAGAAAATTAAAATCAGAAAAACCTATAGAAAAATCATCAGAAAAAATTCAAACTTTATCAAAATCAAATCAAACATATTCTCTTGATTATGGATCATCTTTAACTCAGAATGAATTGTCAGATATTCCAAAAGTTCATGATATGGGGATTTCTGGTGAGGGTGTAATAATCGGAATTCTTGATACCGGATTTGATTGGAAAACTGTAAAATCATTAAAAGATAAAAATGTAATTGCGGAGCATGATTTTATATTCAACGATAGTTTAACTGCAAATGAAACTGATGAAGATGTAAGTTCACAACATAGCCACGGTACAAGTGTATTTTCAATATTATCCGGATTTGATGAAGGAAAAATTGTTGGACCAGCTTATAATTCGTCGTTTATTTTGGCAAAAACTGAATATGTTCCTTCGGAAACTCATGTTGAAGAAGATAATTACGCAGCTGCTTTAGAATGGATGGATTCAATTGGAGTTGATATTACAACTTCATCTTTAGGATATAGTGAATTTGATAAAACTGAATTTTCTTATACCTATGCAGATATGGATGGAAAAACCACAATTGTAACAAAAGCTGCAGAATTAGCGTTTGAAAAAGGGATCACAGTTATTACTTCTGCGGGAAACGAAGGCAACAGCCTTGGGATTGATTCTATATCATGGTATTATATAACTGCTCCCGGAGATGGATTTAATACTTTAACGATTGGAGCTGTTACAAGCTCAAACGTAATTGCATCATTTAGTTCACGAGGTCCAACTTCAGACGGCAGAATTAAACCGGAAGTTGTTGCACAAGGAGTTTCAGTTTTTCACTCAAATGCGGGAAGTGAAAGTTCTTATTCTTTTGGGAACGGGACATCTTATTCTGCGCCAATTGTTGCGGGAATTGCCGGACAATTATTATCTGCTTTCCCTCATTTATCAAATAAACAAATTAGAGATATAATTATCAAAAGTGGGGATAATCAAGTTAGCCCAAATACAAGTGTTGGGTATGGTTTAGTTTCTGCGCTCAAAGCAATATCCTATCCGAATTTAGAATTTATTGATGATAAATATTTCATAAATAAAATTATTTCAGATTCAATAAGCATTCAAACGAATACTGTTGAATTGATTTCTGAAGGTGGGAATAAATTTTCCGTAAATCAAAAAAGTGGAATTTATTATCAAATCGAATTACCAAATGAAATTTCTTCATCAAATAATAGAATTTATTTTACTTATAAAGATGCACAGAACAATACAATTAGAGATCCGAAAGAAGGATTTTACGAAATCTATTTTGGTGAATTAATTAATGACACAACCGAAGAAATTCCCCAGTCTTTTGAACTTTTACAAAATTATCCTAATCCTTTTAATCATGGTACAATAATTAACTATTCAATTGCGAATGAAAGATTTGAAAATGTTCAGCTAAAAATTTATGATGTTTTAGGAAGAGAAGTAAAAACTTTGGTAAATGAGAATAAGTTGAAAGGGAAATACTCAGTTTATTTTGATTCTCAAAATTTTGCTTCAGGAATTTATTTTTACACACTTCGAACTTCAAATTTTTCTGTTACGAAAAAAATGATGCTTTTAAAGTAA
- a CDS encoding YigZ family protein → MNYSEKMLTIAKNSESKFKEKGSSFFGFAFNISSNENVNYELKNLKKNYYDATHHCYAYKINSGEEKYSDDGEPNGTAGLRIFNAINHFNLTNILVVVVRYFGGVKLGVGPLGKAYSTCAFDVLKTSKIIEFTKFQKIEIIYNYEDSSKVHHLTRKFECEKIIEKFDRTPKINCFIEPYKIELFKNEVENLTKGKVSLTAQNEEIYLELTKIKI, encoded by the coding sequence ATGAATTACTCAGAAAAAATGCTGACAATTGCTAAAAATTCTGAAAGTAAGTTTAAAGAAAAAGGATCTTCTTTCTTTGGATTTGCGTTTAATATTTCTTCAAACGAAAATGTAAATTATGAATTAAAAAATCTAAAAAAAAATTATTACGATGCAACTCATCATTGTTATGCATATAAAATAAATTCCGGAGAAGAAAAATACTCAGATGATGGAGAACCAAATGGAACAGCGGGTTTACGAATTTTTAACGCAATAAATCATTTTAATTTGACAAATATTTTAGTTGTTGTTGTAAGATATTTTGGCGGAGTAAAACTCGGAGTTGGTCCACTGGGAAAAGCATATTCAACATGTGCGTTTGATGTGTTAAAAACTTCGAAAATTATTGAATTTACTAAATTTCAGAAAATTGAAATTATTTATAATTATGAAGATTCAAGTAAAGTACATCATTTAACCAGAAAATTTGAATGCGAAAAAATCATTGAGAAATTTGACCGAACTCCAAAAATTAATTGCTTTATTGAACCTTATAAAATTGAATTATTTAAAAATGAAGTTGAGAATCTTACTAAAGGGAAAGTTAGTTTAACCGCTCAAAATGAAGAGATTTATTTAGAACTTACAAAAATCAAAATTTAA
- the uvrA gene encoding excinuclease ABC subunit UvrA, with protein MIQDKIIIRGAREHNLKNINLEIPRNSLTVITGLSGSGKSSLAFDTIFAEGQRRYIESLSVYARQFLGQMEKPDVDLIEGLSPAISIEQKSSGGNPRSTVGTITEIYDFLRLLYARVGTAHCYNCGNEVKKQSSDQIIDKILENFDGKKIIILAPVVRGRKGHYRELFEDIQKDGFLKVRVDEEIIELTKEFKVDRYKIHNIEIVIDRLQISDKSRFRLSESIEVALNFGNGILIINSESKDYVFSRHYACAECGISYNELAPNSFSFNSPYGSCTECDGLGEKKDLDVKLLIPDFDKTINEGALEPIGKPRKIWFYNQLEAVGKFFNFDYDTKIKDLTDEQLNLILHGSKEKIPFAYTFGNGKTANYMHKFSGLKKYVQNYFDNTTSPKIREWAESFMNSQVCSTCNGGRLKKESLAVKINGLNISEVSNLSIVKTKQFCENIKLEGNAKIIANQIIKEINSRLVFLLNVGLEYLTLDRSARTLSGGESQRIRLATQIGSQLTGVLYVLDEPSIGLHQSDNIKLIKSLQELRNLGNTVIVVEHDKETIIHSDYIVDLGPKAGIHGGEICFHGDRNSLSKFENSNSITISYLLNERSIKTPLTRRNNSELFLEIIGASGNNLKNVNLKIPLGKFVAVTGVSGSGKSSLINETLVRILMRKIYNSKTIPLDYKEIKGLEYIDKIIEIDQSPIGRTPRSNPATYTGLFTFIRDLFSQLPESKIRGYSPGRFSFNVSGGRCEECQGDGLKKIEMNFLPDVYVICEECNGKRYNRETLEVLYKTKSINDVLEMTIESALEFFEEMPRIKRKLKSLNDVGLGYIKLGQQATTLSGGEAQRVKLATELSKVGTGKTIYILDEPTTGLHFEDINILLGVLNKLVDKGNTVVVVEHNLDVIKVADHVIDLGPGGGEFGGNIIAEGTPEEIVKDKNSLTGKFLEQELQLN; from the coding sequence ATGATACAAGATAAAATAATTATTAGAGGTGCAAGAGAGCACAATCTAAAAAATATAAATTTAGAAATTCCGCGAAATTCTTTAACCGTAATTACTGGTTTATCCGGTTCGGGAAAATCTTCATTAGCATTTGATACAATATTTGCCGAAGGGCAGCGAAGATATATTGAATCACTTTCGGTTTATGCTCGGCAATTTTTAGGTCAAATGGAAAAACCCGATGTTGATTTAATTGAAGGATTGAGTCCGGCAATATCAATTGAGCAAAAATCCTCCGGTGGAAATCCAAGATCAACAGTTGGTACGATTACGGAAATTTATGATTTTCTAAGATTACTTTATGCACGTGTAGGAACAGCACACTGTTACAATTGCGGGAATGAAGTTAAGAAGCAATCAAGTGATCAAATTATTGATAAAATTTTAGAAAATTTTGATGGTAAGAAAATTATAATTCTTGCACCGGTTGTACGAGGAAGAAAAGGACACTATCGCGAACTTTTTGAAGATATTCAAAAAGATGGATTTTTAAAAGTTCGTGTTGATGAAGAAATTATTGAACTTACAAAAGAATTTAAAGTTGATCGATATAAAATTCATAATATTGAAATTGTAATTGATAGACTTCAGATTTCGGATAAATCAAGATTTAGATTATCAGAATCGATTGAAGTTGCGTTAAATTTTGGGAATGGAATATTAATAATAAATTCTGAAAGCAAAGATTATGTTTTTAGTCGCCACTATGCTTGTGCAGAATGCGGAATAAGTTACAATGAACTTGCACCAAATTCATTTTCGTTTAATTCGCCTTATGGCTCCTGTACCGAATGCGATGGATTAGGTGAAAAGAAAGATTTAGATGTAAAATTGTTAATTCCAGATTTTGACAAAACAATTAATGAAGGTGCATTAGAACCAATTGGGAAGCCGAGAAAAATTTGGTTTTACAATCAGCTTGAAGCAGTTGGTAAATTTTTCAATTTTGATTACGATACAAAAATCAAAGACTTAACTGATGAACAATTAAATTTAATTCTGCATGGAAGTAAAGAAAAAATTCCTTTTGCGTACACTTTTGGGAATGGGAAAACTGCAAATTATATGCACAAATTTTCCGGTTTGAAAAAGTATGTGCAAAATTATTTTGATAATACTACTTCACCTAAAATTCGAGAATGGGCTGAATCCTTTATGAATTCTCAAGTCTGTTCAACATGCAATGGCGGTAGATTAAAAAAAGAATCTCTTGCGGTAAAAATTAATGGTTTAAATATAAGTGAAGTTTCAAATTTATCAATCGTAAAAACAAAACAATTTTGTGAGAATATTAAACTTGAAGGAAATGCAAAAATTATTGCAAATCAAATTATTAAAGAAATAAATTCCAGATTGGTTTTTCTGTTAAATGTTGGATTGGAATATTTAACGCTTGATAGATCAGCGCGTACACTTTCTGGAGGAGAATCTCAGAGAATTCGTCTCGCAACTCAAATTGGTTCACAGCTTACCGGAGTTCTATACGTTTTGGATGAACCCAGTATTGGTCTTCATCAAAGTGATAATATTAAATTAATTAAATCTCTGCAAGAATTGAGAAATTTAGGAAACACCGTAATTGTTGTTGAGCATGATAAAGAAACTATAATTCACTCTGATTACATTGTGGATCTTGGACCAAAAGCTGGAATTCATGGCGGGGAAATTTGTTTTCACGGAGATAGAAACAGTTTAAGTAAATTTGAAAATAGTAATTCAATTACAATTTCATATTTGTTAAATGAAAGATCAATAAAAACTCCGCTAACAAGAAGAAATAACAGCGAACTTTTTTTAGAAATTATTGGAGCTTCAGGAAATAATTTAAAAAATGTAAATCTGAAAATTCCACTTGGAAAATTTGTTGCTGTAACAGGAGTTAGCGGTTCCGGAAAATCTTCTTTAATTAATGAAACATTAGTAAGAATTTTGATGCGGAAAATTTATAATTCCAAAACTATTCCGCTTGATTATAAAGAAATAAAAGGTTTGGAATATATTGATAAAATAATTGAGATTGATCAATCACCAATTGGTCGAACTCCGAGATCAAACCCGGCAACTTACACAGGATTATTTACATTCATAAGAGATTTGTTTTCACAATTACCGGAATCAAAAATTAGAGGATATTCTCCGGGAAGATTTAGTTTTAATGTTTCCGGAGGAAGATGCGAAGAATGTCAAGGCGATGGATTGAAAAAAATTGAGATGAATTTTCTTCCGGATGTTTATGTAATTTGCGAAGAGTGCAACGGAAAAAGATACAATAGGGAAACATTGGAAGTATTGTACAAAACAAAATCTATAAATGACGTTTTGGAAATGACGATTGAATCTGCTTTAGAATTTTTTGAAGAAATGCCGCGAATAAAAAGAAAATTAAAATCTTTAAATGATGTTGGTTTGGGTTATATAAAACTTGGTCAACAAGCCACAACACTTTCCGGTGGAGAAGCACAAAGAGTAAAATTGGCAACGGAATTAAGCAAAGTCGGAACTGGAAAAACAATTTATATTTTAGATGAACCAACTACCGGACTTCATTTTGAAGATATAAATATTTTGCTTGGAGTTTTAAATAAACTTGTTGATAAAGGAAATACGGTTGTGGTTGTTGAACATAATTTGGATGTGATTAAAGTTGCGGATCATGTTATTGATTTGGGTCCAGGCGGTGGTGAATTTGGTGGAAACATAATTGCCGAAGGTACTCCGGAAGAAATAGTAAAAGACAAAAATAGTTTAACTGGTAAATTCCTTGAACAAGAATTGCAATTAAATTAA
- a CDS encoding amidohydrolase family protein: MKKIIIPKNILTVDEQNRIIYNHAVEIERNRIINIFPAKEIDFQKYDGEIYKFSNLTLIPGFVQTHVHLCQTIFRGLAEDMELLDWLQKKIFPYENSHNKNSLRLSAQLGIHELQKGGTTTILDMGTINHHEIIFDELIKSNMRAISGKCMMDINSLFPKFIESTEDSLNQSYQLAKEFHNSNNGKIKYGFAPRFVLSCSEHLLKETKSMMKDFYGSIYHTHSSENKSEIEAVKHLHNMENIEYFDSINILGDHTVLAHGIHVNEKEIGLLKNSKTRIAHCPSSNLKLGSGIADIPRYLNESISVSLGADGAPCNNNLSQFTEMRLASLIQKPKYSPTAMDALTVFRLATIEGAKALNLQNEIGSIEMGKKADLVFLDLEKPNQTLIDENIYSTIIFSTNNENVKEVMIDGDWVVRNGKSLNYYEAELYKKGKIELNELLKRVELN; this comes from the coding sequence ATGAAAAAGATTATTATTCCGAAAAATATTTTAACTGTTGATGAACAAAATAGAATAATTTACAATCACGCTGTAGAAATTGAGAGAAATAGAATTATTAATATTTTTCCAGCTAAAGAAATAGATTTTCAAAAATATGATGGTGAGATTTATAAGTTTTCAAATTTAACTTTAATTCCCGGATTTGTTCAAACCCATGTTCATCTTTGTCAAACAATTTTTAGAGGTTTGGCTGAAGATATGGAACTTCTTGACTGGCTTCAGAAAAAAATATTTCCTTACGAAAATTCACATAATAAAAATTCACTAAGACTTTCTGCACAATTAGGAATTCATGAATTACAAAAAGGCGGAACTACAACAATTTTGGATATGGGAACAATAAATCATCATGAAATAATTTTTGATGAATTAATAAAATCTAATATGCGCGCAATATCCGGCAAATGTATGATGGATATAAATTCACTTTTTCCAAAATTTATTGAAAGCACTGAAGATAGTTTGAATCAATCATATCAGCTTGCAAAAGAATTTCACAATTCAAATAATGGAAAAATTAAATACGGATTTGCGCCAAGATTCGTTTTGTCTTGTTCAGAACATTTGCTGAAAGAAACAAAAAGTATGATGAAAGATTTTTACGGTTCAATTTATCACACGCATTCATCAGAAAATAAAAGTGAAATTGAAGCCGTTAAACACTTGCACAATATGGAAAATATAGAATATTTTGATTCGATAAATATTCTTGGAGATCATACGGTTTTAGCTCATGGAATTCACGTAAATGAAAAGGAAATTGGATTGTTGAAAAATTCTAAAACAAGAATTGCACATTGTCCTTCATCAAATTTAAAACTTGGTTCGGGAATTGCAGATATTCCCAGATATTTAAATGAAAGTATTTCGGTTTCGCTTGGTGCCGATGGCGCGCCGTGTAATAATAATTTGAGTCAATTTACAGAAATGCGATTAGCATCATTAATTCAAAAACCAAAATATTCGCCAACTGCGATGGATGCTTTAACAGTTTTTCGTTTGGCAACAATTGAAGGTGCGAAAGCTTTAAATCTGCAAAATGAAATTGGAAGTATTGAAATGGGTAAAAAAGCCGATTTAGTTTTTTTGGATTTGGAGAAACCAAATCAAACATTAATTGATGAAAATATTTATTCAACAATTATTTTTTCTACGAATAATGAAAATGTAAAAGAAGTAATGATCGACGGCGATTGGGTTGTTCGCAATGGAAAATCTTTAAATTATTATGAAGCTGAATTATACAAAAAAGGTAAAATTGAACTGAATGAATTATTAAAAAGAGTAGAGTTAAATTAA
- the lepB gene encoding signal peptidase I encodes MFSKDDKNKERQNKNRHKTPLVKFLDFWKNLFYAALAALFIKTFFIETSRVPTGSMEQTIMVGDFLFVNKFIYGASTPRNIPFTNVVLPYYQFPAIDEPEKGDIFVFEYPGDRDVIIPTEVLSYVKRCVAEPGDTIVIKNKVIYVNGTELHRPANIQYLVPQILPKSYTRPDIFPKGSGWNKDQYGPLVIPKKGDVIKLTPENIETYRTLINRNYKRDVVKVMAGKVYIDGKLTSEYEIPQDYYFAIGDNRDDSSDSRYWGFVPREKIVGEALMIYWSWNPEIPFSNFFKLLGSTRFNRIAKLVH; translated from the coding sequence ATGTTTTCAAAAGATGATAAAAACAAAGAAAGGCAAAATAAAAATCGGCACAAAACACCATTAGTTAAATTTTTGGATTTTTGGAAGAATTTATTTTATGCAGCGCTTGCGGCACTATTTATCAAAACATTTTTTATTGAAACTTCAAGAGTACCTACTGGTTCAATGGAACAGACAATAATGGTTGGTGATTTTTTATTTGTAAATAAATTTATATACGGAGCTTCAACACCAAGAAATATTCCTTTTACAAATGTTGTTCTTCCGTATTATCAGTTCCCCGCAATTGATGAACCTGAAAAAGGTGATATTTTTGTTTTTGAATATCCCGGTGATAGAGATGTTATTATCCCGACCGAGGTTTTAAGTTATGTTAAAAGATGCGTAGCAGAACCCGGCGATACAATTGTAATTAAGAATAAAGTAATTTATGTTAACGGAACAGAATTGCATCGTCCGGCGAATATTCAGTATTTGGTACCACAAATTTTACCGAAAAGTTATACAAGACCGGATATTTTTCCAAAAGGAAGCGGATGGAATAAAGACCAATACGGACCGCTTGTAATTCCTAAAAAAGGTGATGTTATTAAATTAACTCCGGAAAATATTGAAACTTATAGAACCCTTATAAATAGAAATTATAAACGAGATGTTGTTAAAGTAATGGCTGGCAAAGTTTATATTGATGGAAAATTAACTTCAGAATATGAAATTCCTCAAGATTATTATTTTGCAATTGGTGATAACAGAGATGATAGTTCCGATAGCAGATATTGGGGATTTGTTCCCAGAGAAAAAATTGTTGGGGAAGCATTAATGATTTATTGGTCTTGGAATCCCGAAATTCCATTTAGTAATTTCTTTAAACTTTTAGGTTCAACAAGATTTAATAGAATTGCAAAATTAGTTCATTAA